Proteins encoded by one window of Paenibacillus sp. DCT19:
- a CDS encoding nuclear transport factor 2 family protein, whose translation MNNLTPPFTLETAIQKTRMAEDSWNSREPQRVSLVYTEDCYWRNRSEFITGRQEIVSLLTRKWAKELDYRLIKELWSYTDNRIAVRFAYEWHDDSGNWFRSYGNENWEFGDDGLMQRRFACINDMPIKEEERKFHWPLGTRPAEHPSLSELGL comes from the coding sequence ATGAATAATTTAACTCCCCCATTCACTCTTGAGACAGCAATCCAAAAAACTCGTATGGCAGAAGACAGCTGGAATAGCCGAGAACCTCAGCGCGTCTCACTTGTGTACACAGAGGATTGTTATTGGAGAAATCGGAGCGAATTTATAACAGGCCGCCAAGAAATTGTCTCTTTACTAACTAGAAAATGGGCCAAAGAATTGGACTACCGGTTGATCAAGGAGCTTTGGTCATACACAGATAACCGTATTGCCGTTAGATTCGCATATGAATGGCATGATGATAGTGGCAATTGGTTCAGATCATATGGTAACGAGAACTGGGAGTTCGGAGATGATGGCTTGATGCAACGTAGATTTGCTTGCATTAATGACATGCCAATTAAGGAAGAGGAACGAAAATTTCACTGGCCGCTCGGCACACGTCCCGCTGAACACCCAAGCCTAAGTGAGTTAGGCCTATGA
- a CDS encoding TetR/AcrR family transcriptional regulator — protein sequence MTRTVFEKSDVIPLVAEVFRELGYEGASLSKITARTRLSKGSLYYFFPGGKDEMAAEILAHIDQWFIKNIYEPLENNEPLAAIDHMWQEVDTYFKSGQRICLIGAFALDETRDRFAAVIRQYFVRWIEAFSAALVRAGISKETADQISEETIAGIQGGLILSRALHDESFFERSLANLSQRVSAYISKSNSGH from the coding sequence ATGACTCGCACTGTTTTTGAAAAATCTGATGTCATCCCTCTCGTTGCCGAGGTATTTCGTGAGTTAGGTTATGAAGGTGCATCTTTGAGTAAAATTACAGCCCGTACGCGTCTATCTAAAGGAAGCCTATATTATTTCTTTCCGGGCGGAAAAGATGAGATGGCTGCTGAAATTCTTGCTCATATTGATCAATGGTTTATCAAGAACATTTATGAACCGCTCGAAAATAATGAACCCCTGGCAGCCATTGATCATATGTGGCAAGAGGTCGATACTTATTTTAAATCTGGTCAGCGTATATGCCTTATCGGTGCATTCGCTTTGGACGAAACAAGAGATCGATTCGCTGCTGTAATTCGGCAATATTTTGTAAGATGGATTGAAGCCTTCAGCGCGGCACTAGTTCGAGCAGGCATCTCCAAAGAGACAGCCGACCAAATTTCAGAGGAAACAATTGCTGGTATTCAGGGGGGATTAATCCTGAGTAGAGCACTTCATGATGAATCCTTTTTTGAACGTTCATTGGCCAATCTGTCACAACGAGTCTCAGCTTATATTTCGAAAAGCAACTCTGGTCACTGA
- a CDS encoding DinB family protein, with protein sequence MSNFVADQLGFVRRQAVDYVRNINDSASEIIPTGLKNNIKWNLGHMYVIHEKFAFQLTGEETKYPANFSKLFDPGTKPSDWNLEPPTLSQIIDLLTEQIERVESILSSKLKEEINPHYKSSTGLIFTNVEQLLGFLIYHEAMHFATIKNMKSIIESQDS encoded by the coding sequence ATGAGCAATTTTGTCGCAGATCAATTGGGATTTGTTCGCCGTCAGGCAGTTGATTATGTGAGGAATATAAATGACTCTGCCTCAGAAATAATTCCAACAGGTTTGAAAAACAATATCAAATGGAATCTAGGCCACATGTATGTTATACATGAGAAGTTCGCTTTCCAACTTACTGGGGAAGAAACCAAATATCCTGCTAATTTTAGTAAGTTGTTTGATCCAGGAACTAAACCGTCTGACTGGAATCTAGAGCCTCCGACCTTATCTCAAATAATCGACTTGTTAACGGAACAGATTGAACGAGTTGAATCGATACTTTCAAGCAAATTGAAAGAAGAAATCAATCCTCATTACAAGTCTTCTACAGGACTTATCTTTACAAATGTAGAACAATTACTGGGTTTTCTGATTTACCATGAAGCAATGCACTTTGCAACAATTAAAAATATGAAGAGCATAATTGAAAGTCAGGATTCGTAA
- a CDS encoding family 43 glycosylhydrolase yields the protein MEIEQRASHDIQPLIEQRADPFIYRHSDGYYYFVASVPEYDRIEIRRAQNLEGLVTSTPVVIWRKRETGILSANIWAPELHFIDDKWYVYFAAAHTTETNEGLFDHRMYVLENENANPLEGSWTERGQVRTEWESFALDATTFEHNGSRYYVWAQKDPNIEGNSNLYISKMSNPWTLTGQQAMISKPEYDWEIIGYKVNEGAAFLRKGNRVFLSYSASATDYNYCMGLLEADADADLLDATSWRKSQAPVLSTDESISMYGPGHNSFTMSENDEKTLFVFHARTYKNIIGDPLYDPNRHTFVTELLWTADGRPDFRGSVAALARSIQ from the coding sequence ATGGAAATAGAGCAACGAGCGTCACACGACATTCAACCCTTAATTGAGCAGAGAGCAGATCCTTTTATTTACCGTCATTCGGACGGTTATTATTACTTCGTAGCGTCTGTTCCGGAGTATGATCGAATTGAAATCCGTAGAGCCCAGAACCTTGAGGGGCTTGTTACATCAACGCCCGTAGTGATCTGGAGAAAGCGCGAGACGGGTATTCTTAGTGCCAATATTTGGGCACCCGAACTGCATTTTATTGATGACAAATGGTACGTGTATTTCGCTGCCGCACACACGACGGAAACGAATGAAGGCTTGTTCGACCATCGGATGTATGTGCTAGAGAATGAAAATGCCAATCCGCTCGAAGGCAGTTGGACGGAAAGAGGGCAGGTTCGTACCGAGTGGGAAAGCTTCGCCCTCGATGCCACTACCTTTGAGCATAATGGCAGCCGTTATTACGTATGGGCACAAAAGGATCCGAATATCGAAGGTAACTCTAATCTGTATATATCTAAAATGAGCAATCCGTGGACGCTTACTGGGCAGCAGGCGATGATTTCGAAGCCGGAATATGACTGGGAGATCATTGGTTATAAAGTGAACGAAGGCGCGGCATTTCTTCGCAAGGGTAATCGGGTATTCCTCTCTTACTCGGCTAGCGCCACTGATTATAATTATTGCATGGGCTTACTTGAAGCCGATGCGGATGCTGATTTGCTTGATGCCACCTCATGGCGCAAGTCACAAGCACCGGTTCTCTCGACAGATGAGAGCATTTCTATGTATGGTCCCGGTCATAATTCGTTCACGATGTCAGAGAACGACGAAAAGACGCTATTTGTGTTTCACGCAAGAACATACAAGAACATTATAGGAGATCCGCTGTACGATCCGAATCGCCATACATTTGTGACGGAGCTTTTGTGGACGGCAGACGGCAGACCCGATTTCCGCGGCTCTGTTGCAGCACTTGCACGTTCTATACAGTGA
- a CDS encoding carbohydrate ABC transporter permease, with translation MGRSQTRSDFISRIVIICLFIVLFVIIMIPFYAVALSSFKPGESLVRYGLNLSLDFEIMSFDNFIYLFTGQHDYFVWFWNSMILTIAQVVLTLFVSAFVAYGFAAYDFKGKNFLFICVLLIMMVPFEILLVPLYSLINDLGMVNSYSAIILPGIANAATIFFFRQYLRSIPKEIIQSGRVDGANEYAIYFRLIMPIMKPSFAAMAILNGMNSWNNLLWPFMVLGDQSKYTLPIGLKTLLTPYGNNYDLLIVGSFFSIIPIFILFIAFQKYFIDGMTAGAVKG, from the coding sequence GTGGGCAGAAGTCAGACGAGGAGTGATTTCATCTCTAGAATAGTAATTATCTGTTTATTCATTGTACTATTCGTTATAATTATGATCCCATTCTATGCAGTGGCCCTATCTTCCTTTAAACCAGGTGAATCATTAGTTAGATATGGTCTTAACCTAAGTTTGGATTTTGAAATCATGAGTTTTGATAATTTCATCTATCTGTTTACTGGACAACATGATTATTTTGTGTGGTTTTGGAACAGTATGATTTTAACAATCGCTCAAGTGGTTTTAACACTTTTTGTAAGCGCATTTGTTGCATATGGTTTTGCGGCATATGATTTTAAAGGTAAGAACTTTCTCTTTATATGTGTTTTGCTCATTATGATGGTGCCTTTCGAAATACTGCTGGTTCCTTTGTATAGCCTAATTAATGATTTGGGAATGGTGAATAGCTATTCGGCAATCATTCTGCCCGGTATAGCCAATGCCGCGACAATATTTTTCTTCAGGCAATATCTACGAAGCATACCCAAAGAGATTATTCAATCTGGGCGGGTTGATGGCGCAAACGAGTATGCGATTTATTTCAGGCTAATTATGCCGATTATGAAGCCATCCTTTGCAGCAATGGCCATTCTGAATGGTATGAATAGCTGGAATAATCTATTGTGGCCATTCATGGTGCTCGGAGATCAGAGTAAATATACACTTCCAATCGGTTTGAAAACGCTATTAACTCCTTATGGCAATAACTATGACCTATTGATCGTGGGCTCTTTCTTCTCCATCATTCCAATTTTCATCCTATTTATTGCTTTCCAGAAATATTTCATAGACGGTATGACTGCAGGTGCTGTTAAAGGGTAG
- a CDS encoding carbohydrate ABC transporter permease, translated as MIKKFVYSQKVAPYVFVLPFILIFLIFWFFPLVNSFVMSFQDRMLGQDPKWIGEANYSKLLTDKVFLTAIKNSVVYMLGTLVLLIPLPMLFAVMINSKLMMGREFFKSSFFLPALTSVAVAGTIFRLTFGEMEGSLMNSFLGLFGIDPIKFLKDGNWSMAALLILACWRWTGVNMLYYLSGLKSIDNEYYEAASIDGASAWQKFRTITMPLLKPTTVYVTTISVYAGLAMFTESLMMFNGNNSPKNIGLTIVGYLYRQGIEQNKLGYAAAVGIVLLVIAMVINLTQLKFSGMFKKEED; from the coding sequence ATGATAAAGAAATTTGTATACTCTCAAAAAGTGGCACCTTATGTTTTCGTATTGCCATTTATACTTATATTTTTGATATTCTGGTTTTTTCCGCTTGTAAATTCATTCGTAATGAGCTTTCAAGATCGGATGTTGGGTCAGGATCCTAAGTGGATTGGTGAAGCCAATTATTCGAAATTACTTACGGATAAAGTGTTTTTGACGGCTATTAAAAATAGCGTTGTGTACATGTTAGGAACCTTAGTGCTGTTAATTCCTCTTCCAATGTTATTTGCCGTGATGATCAACAGTAAGTTAATGATGGGTAGAGAGTTTTTTAAATCTTCGTTCTTTCTCCCTGCATTGACATCTGTTGCAGTTGCGGGTACGATTTTCCGCCTTACATTCGGTGAAATGGAAGGTTCATTAATGAACAGCTTCCTTGGTTTATTTGGTATAGACCCTATTAAATTTTTGAAAGACGGAAATTGGAGTATGGCAGCACTGTTAATCCTCGCATGTTGGAGATGGACAGGCGTGAATATGCTTTACTATCTATCCGGTTTGAAGAGCATCGACAATGAATATTATGAGGCTGCTTCAATTGACGGGGCGTCTGCTTGGCAGAAGTTTAGAACGATCACAATGCCATTATTGAAGCCGACCACGGTATATGTTACGACAATTAGTGTTTATGCAGGTTTAGCCATGTTTACCGAGAGTCTGATGATGTTCAACGGTAACAATTCACCCAAAAATATTGGTTTAACCATTGTTGGATACCTGTATAGACAAGGGATTGAGCAGAATAAGCTGGGTTATGCAGCTGCAGTTGGTATCGTCCTGTTAGTCATTGCTATGGTTATCAATTTAACGCAGTTGAAATTTAGTGGAATGTTCAAAAAGGAGGAGGATTAA
- a CDS encoding ABC transporter substrate-binding protein — protein sequence MKKRSALISIVTLLIMSLFFTACGNASDSKTETQQLGANAGENATELSFWTFVDLHGKHLDKMLGLWNEQNPDKQIKLNVTVMPYDDMHNKLLLAVTSGKGAPDIADIELGQFPKFLEGDNVPLESLNDVFAPYKDVVVPSRVEIYSKADQVYGFDYHVGATLAFYNTEILEQAGVDYKTIKTWEDYKQAGIKVYEKTGKYLGTADTSATWQASLLLAQQNADFTDENGNPKVNSPEMIKAYEMLVDLQKNNVIHTIPGGQPDTEEAKGEYNKGNYASALMPEWYMSRFVNEMKDLNGKYAIAPLPVFEEGNPRSVGLGGTGTVVTKSGKDVQLAKEFVAFAKLSKEATTEIWNTLGFDPINMEVWKDDAVTKNPDNEYVQYFKTNAFDTLNEIKDEIRAIKSVKASPTIGNILNTVTLNAIFEDGQDVKEALDEAQAAIEQELK from the coding sequence ATGAAAAAACGAAGTGCTTTAATCTCCATCGTTACACTCCTTATTATGTCACTTTTTTTTACTGCATGTGGTAATGCTTCCGATTCAAAAACGGAAACACAGCAATTAGGCGCTAATGCCGGTGAGAATGCAACAGAGTTATCATTTTGGACATTCGTAGATTTGCACGGCAAGCATTTGGATAAAATGCTGGGGTTATGGAACGAACAGAACCCAGACAAACAGATTAAGTTGAATGTAACGGTTATGCCTTACGATGATATGCACAACAAGCTCCTATTGGCAGTTACAAGCGGAAAAGGTGCTCCTGATATCGCGGATATTGAACTTGGTCAATTCCCTAAATTCTTGGAAGGTGACAACGTTCCCCTGGAATCTTTGAATGATGTATTTGCACCATACAAAGACGTTGTTGTTCCTTCACGTGTCGAGATTTATTCCAAAGCCGATCAGGTTTATGGATTCGATTATCACGTAGGTGCGACGCTTGCTTTCTACAATACTGAAATTCTCGAGCAAGCAGGTGTTGACTACAAGACAATCAAAACGTGGGAAGATTACAAGCAGGCAGGTATCAAGGTTTATGAAAAGACTGGAAAGTACTTAGGTACTGCTGATACATCAGCTACGTGGCAAGCATCGCTGCTGCTAGCTCAGCAAAATGCTGATTTTACAGATGAAAATGGTAATCCAAAAGTGAACTCGCCTGAAATGATTAAAGCATATGAAATGTTAGTCGATCTGCAGAAAAACAATGTTATTCATACGATCCCTGGCGGACAGCCCGACACAGAGGAAGCAAAAGGCGAATACAACAAAGGCAACTACGCAAGCGCATTGATGCCTGAGTGGTACATGTCCCGCTTTGTAAACGAAATGAAGGACCTTAATGGTAAGTATGCAATAGCTCCATTGCCTGTATTTGAAGAAGGGAATCCCCGTTCCGTTGGTTTAGGCGGTACGGGTACAGTTGTAACTAAGAGTGGTAAAGACGTTCAGTTGGCAAAAGAATTTGTAGCCTTTGCTAAGCTTTCGAAAGAAGCTACTACTGAAATCTGGAATACACTTGGATTCGACCCAATCAACATGGAAGTATGGAAAGATGATGCAGTCACGAAAAACCCTGATAATGAATACGTCCAATACTTTAAAACAAATGCATTTGATACTTTGAATGAAATCAAAGACGAAATTAGAGCGATTAAGTCCGTTAAAGCTTCACCAACCATCGGCAATATCCTCAATACGGTTACTTTGAATGCTATCTTTGAAGATGGCCAAGATGTGAAGGAAGCGTTGGATGAAGCACAAGCAGCAATTGAACAAGAATTGAAATAA
- a CDS encoding GntR family transcriptional regulator, whose product MLLLKKLALYKQIRENIIQKIKSGQLRPTDRIPSEQELMDEFRVSKITVKNALTLLADEGFIIRIQGKGSFVSSSLVVSSINFSPSPSSPSSMPLIGFIIPTMRTRVIQKLVDYTEHFIQEAGLSMVLSITRESSSIESNVIRTLTELGVKGLIVFPTEDEKYNESLLRLSLDKFPCVFIDRYLRNIETYTITSDNYGGAYKAVSHLLSKSHQQIALISPENANTAVEDRTLGFEQAYTDQGISIDKSLWCHIPLDILRSEQALDYVSDFLQNHSGISAAFSLTEETARLTLAAISRLNVHSNIDLLSFDNPHLSGVPYVQQDEQEMARTAVKLLREQMEDIYSPKNAIIPVQLIFP is encoded by the coding sequence ATGCTACTCTTGAAAAAGCTGGCGCTCTACAAACAAATTCGAGAAAATATTATACAGAAAATTAAATCAGGGCAGCTTCGGCCAACGGACCGTATTCCTTCTGAGCAGGAACTAATGGACGAATTCAGAGTAAGTAAAATAACCGTCAAGAACGCCCTAACCCTACTAGCTGACGAAGGATTCATTATACGCATACAAGGCAAAGGCTCATTCGTCTCTTCTAGTCTTGTGGTTTCTAGCATCAATTTCTCGCCATCCCCAAGCAGCCCGTCCTCCATGCCGCTCATCGGCTTCATTATTCCGACGATGAGAACCCGTGTCATTCAGAAGCTCGTTGACTACACGGAACACTTCATACAAGAAGCGGGTCTCAGCATGGTACTAAGCATCACGCGCGAGTCTTCCTCGATCGAATCAAACGTCATTCGTACACTAACGGAGCTCGGTGTGAAGGGGCTGATCGTCTTTCCGACAGAAGATGAGAAGTACAACGAATCATTACTGCGTCTGTCGCTCGATAAATTCCCGTGTGTGTTCATCGACCGCTATCTGCGCAACATTGAGACGTACACCATTACATCCGACAATTACGGCGGTGCGTATAAAGCTGTATCCCATTTGCTATCCAAGAGTCATCAGCAGATTGCGCTCATCTCACCTGAAAATGCCAATACAGCCGTCGAGGATCGTACGCTCGGCTTCGAGCAGGCGTATACAGATCAAGGGATCTCCATTGACAAAAGCTTGTGGTGTCACATTCCTCTCGACATTCTACGCAGCGAGCAAGCATTAGACTATGTAAGTGACTTCTTGCAAAACCACAGTGGAATTTCGGCAGCCTTCTCCTTGACTGAAGAAACAGCACGCCTTACATTGGCCGCGATCAGTCGTCTGAACGTTCACTCCAATATCGATTTGTTATCTTTTGATAATCCACATCTTTCAGGCGTACCTTATGTACAGCAGGATGAACAGGAAATGGCACGAACAGCCGTAAAGCTGTTACGTGAACAGATGGAAGATATTTATTCTCCTAAGAACGCCATTATTCCCGTGCAACTCATCTTCCCTTGA
- a CDS encoding GNAT family N-acetyltransferase: MIIREIKQEDNTKIKEIIQDSLKTLGLAIPGTAYFDPQLNDLHDYYNHLKHAQYWVVEIEGEVVGGVGIAPFNEQDNVCELQKLYLSEKTQGYGMGKKLMETALSFASKHYAKCYLETKQELKTACVLYEKFGFNLLDKPLSGSEHSAMDAWYIKELD; the protein is encoded by the coding sequence ATGATTATTCGAGAAATTAAACAAGAGGACAACACAAAAATAAAGGAAATAATACAAGATTCACTAAAAACACTTGGGTTAGCAATTCCTGGCACAGCCTATTTTGACCCTCAACTCAATGACCTTCACGACTATTACAATCATTTAAAACATGCCCAATACTGGGTGGTAGAAATAGAGGGAGAAGTTGTTGGTGGTGTCGGTATAGCCCCATTTAACGAACAAGATAATGTCTGCGAATTACAAAAACTATACTTAAGTGAGAAAACGCAAGGGTATGGGATGGGGAAGAAATTAATGGAAACTGCTTTGTCGTTCGCTTCCAAGCACTATGCTAAGTGTTACTTAGAAACAAAACAAGAATTAAAAACAGCATGTGTTTTGTACGAAAAATTTGGATTCAATCTTTTGGATAAACCATTATCAGGTTCTGAACATTCTGCGATGGATGCGTGGTATATAAAGGAATTGGATTGA
- a CDS encoding sensor domain-containing diguanylate cyclase, protein MRKISLNVLLSGLVSVSVLMTLTIMIISSYTTQKRALIDNTLSNNYVNAVQMSQTLDSLFLSMQSSLKYAAKYIHEDDFTDTNKLNATMDLIQNSSNFFNSVALADQTGIVRSISPYYESVIGKHVNSKAAKLAIQSKASYISEAYPTPRTNHTIMFIGEPLNDASGNFIGMIGGNIHLQEYNILNLSFGNQLQAENGSYFFIVDQKGTLLFHPDANRIGENVSRNDVVRKLLNNQEGKERYKNISDVDSLAAYYKVPTTNWGVVFVTPTQTVYDQLNHHIWMLLLYTSIPFLILTLVVLRVARKLASPFVLLADMITQMENGEVNQSVVKPHWNREADLLTRTVIGAMRTLKQKTDQLVYQAGTDVLTGLNNRRTFEEIIQQWTQREAPFSIIVLDIDRFKTINDTFGHHAGDEVLKRIAQQIQMSVSSEDFCFRYGGEEFVVLLQNCRSDQAYETAESIRLTVQNSTFTIDHRVTISAGIAEYPVDSSCAADLFQLADAALYQAKQEGRNRTIVKALNNE, encoded by the coding sequence ATGAGAAAAATTAGCCTCAATGTTCTGCTAAGCGGCTTAGTATCCGTTTCAGTCTTAATGACCTTGACCATCATGATTATATCATCATATACCACTCAAAAGCGTGCACTCATAGACAATACACTTTCAAATAATTACGTAAACGCCGTACAAATGAGTCAAACATTAGATTCTTTGTTTCTTTCCATGCAGAGTAGTCTGAAGTATGCAGCGAAGTACATACATGAAGATGACTTCACGGATACCAACAAACTAAATGCAACGATGGATCTTATTCAAAACAGTAGTAACTTTTTTAACTCTGTTGCCCTTGCAGATCAGACGGGCATTGTACGTTCTATTTCGCCCTATTACGAATCGGTTATCGGTAAACATGTAAACTCTAAAGCGGCGAAACTGGCAATCCAATCAAAGGCATCTTATATATCAGAGGCCTATCCAACGCCGCGAACGAATCACACCATTATGTTTATTGGTGAACCTCTCAATGATGCTTCAGGCAATTTTATAGGTATGATTGGTGGCAATATCCATTTGCAGGAGTATAATATTCTAAATCTATCTTTTGGTAACCAACTCCAAGCCGAAAATGGTTCTTATTTTTTCATCGTTGATCAAAAAGGAACGTTATTATTTCATCCAGATGCCAACCGTATTGGAGAAAATGTAAGCAGGAATGACGTGGTTAGAAAGCTATTGAACAATCAAGAGGGTAAGGAGCGATACAAAAATATATCTGACGTAGACTCACTTGCAGCATATTACAAAGTCCCTACAACAAATTGGGGAGTAGTCTTTGTAACACCCACGCAAACGGTGTATGATCAGTTAAACCATCATATTTGGATGTTATTGTTATACACCTCAATCCCATTTCTGATCTTAACTTTGGTTGTTTTGAGAGTGGCACGTAAACTTGCAAGCCCATTTGTTCTACTTGCTGATATGATCACCCAAATGGAGAACGGGGAAGTGAACCAGTCCGTGGTCAAGCCACATTGGAACCGTGAAGCTGATTTGCTCACGCGTACGGTTATTGGGGCTATGCGAACCCTCAAACAAAAAACGGATCAACTGGTTTATCAGGCCGGTACAGATGTACTAACAGGGTTGAACAACCGTAGAACATTTGAGGAAATCATACAGCAATGGACTCAGAGAGAAGCTCCATTTTCCATCATCGTATTAGACATCGATCGCTTTAAAACGATAAATGATACATTCGGTCATCACGCTGGAGATGAAGTATTGAAACGGATAGCTCAACAAATACAAATGTCAGTAAGTTCCGAAGATTTCTGCTTCCGATATGGCGGAGAGGAATTCGTGGTGCTTCTGCAGAATTGTAGATCTGATCAGGCTTATGAAACTGCCGAAAGCATCCGCTTAACAGTACAAAATAGTACGTTTACTATTGATCATCGTGTGACAATTTCGGCAGGTATTGCAGAGTATCCAGTTGACTCGTCATGTGCAGCAGATTTGTTTCAATTGGCTGATGCTGCTTTGTATCAAGCCAAGCAAGAGGGGCGTAATCGCACCATTGTTAAGGCTTTGAATAATGAGTGA
- a CDS encoding PhzF family phenazine biosynthesis protein, producing the protein MKVEVYTLNAFAKGDHGGNPAGVVLENDLSLEASDMQLIAKKVGYSETAFIEKSTLANYKIRYFTPSNEVDLCGHATIAAFGLMHSLGLAEAASSYTIETKAGILDVDISSEGFVYLSQALPQFSEKISCEEIAPSLGIAPEALETELPIEIVSTGLRDIFIPIRSRNLLNEIQPKFDAITAICEKYDVVGYHLFTLDTPDNATAECRNFAPLYDIPEESATGTSNGALLCYLYQHGELPMKEVEHVMFRQGYSMNCPSEIKVGLRLSGSGDIRQVRVGGAVAGIERRHIMI; encoded by the coding sequence ATGAAAGTGGAAGTGTATACGCTGAACGCATTTGCAAAAGGGGATCATGGTGGTAATCCCGCAGGAGTTGTCTTGGAGAATGACCTTTCACTGGAAGCGTCTGACATGCAACTCATAGCGAAGAAGGTAGGCTATTCGGAGACGGCCTTTATAGAGAAATCCACATTAGCCAATTACAAAATCCGCTATTTCACTCCCTCGAACGAAGTTGATCTGTGCGGGCACGCCACGATTGCTGCTTTTGGACTAATGCATTCGCTAGGTTTGGCTGAAGCAGCAAGCTCTTATACGATAGAAACCAAGGCAGGAATTTTGGATGTCGATATTAGCTCGGAGGGTTTTGTTTATTTATCGCAGGCTTTACCACAATTTTCTGAAAAGATATCCTGTGAGGAAATCGCCCCATCCTTGGGAATAGCTCCTGAAGCCCTAGAAACCGAGTTGCCTATCGAGATTGTTTCGACGGGTCTGCGTGATATTTTTATCCCGATCCGCAGTAGGAATCTCTTGAATGAGATTCAGCCAAAATTTGACGCCATAACCGCTATTTGCGAAAAATATGATGTCGTAGGATATCATCTGTTCACCTTGGATACTCCAGACAATGCTACTGCGGAATGTCGAAACTTTGCGCCGCTGTACGATATTCCAGAGGAGAGTGCGACAGGAACATCCAACGGTGCACTACTCTGCTATTTGTACCAACATGGCGAGCTACCTATGAAAGAAGTGGAACATGTCATGTTCAGGCAAGGGTATTCGATGAATTGTCCTTCTGAAATCAAGGTAGGGTTGCGCCTGAGCGGGAGCGGTGACATCAGACAGGTTCGGGTTGGCGGTGCAGTGGCTGGGATTGAACGAAGACATATCATGATATAG
- a CDS encoding sporulation protein YjcZ — translation MSKVGYDCNNVGGIGNGICTSTAAILVLFILLVIITKSFWY, via the coding sequence ATGAGTAAAGTTGGATACGATTGTAACAATGTAGGTGGAATTGGTAACGGTATATGTACTTCAACTGCGGCAATTCTTGTACTCTTTATTCTGCTCGTTATCATCACAAAATCGTTCTGGTATTAG
- a CDS encoding stalk domain-containing protein produces MKFIILKKPMLWVTFLSLLSGALMFSPMSSYAADDQYDEYDGVNGLLYEGRLYAPLRSISTNYLFIYDEKLDKYFDVNISWDQKTKTASLTKDGKTFNATVGNGVLLRNGSVYVQFKALSNFFYPKDTIKWDKSSLTGNSEHLKVYARPLADNQALTLATNAMAKKKYWIQFNKNNVELGLPQSEYIQWNKSLTKYKAVFHSDGIVGDYNYSYGIEAEMTKKVNGWTITSFNYFDDTRIYYP; encoded by the coding sequence ATGAAATTCATTATTTTGAAAAAGCCAATGTTGTGGGTCACTTTTTTATCATTATTAAGTGGCGCTTTAATGTTTAGTCCAATGAGTTCTTATGCCGCAGATGATCAATATGATGAATATGACGGAGTAAACGGTTTGCTTTATGAGGGCAGATTATATGCGCCTCTCCGCAGTATATCGACGAATTATCTATTCATATACGATGAAAAACTTGATAAATATTTTGATGTAAACATATCTTGGGATCAGAAGACCAAAACGGCTTCACTAACTAAAGACGGGAAGACTTTTAATGCTACTGTTGGTAATGGAGTATTGTTGAGAAACGGCTCGGTGTATGTACAATTTAAAGCTTTAAGTAACTTCTTCTATCCGAAGGATACTATCAAATGGGATAAATCTTCGTTAACAGGAAATTCTGAGCACCTTAAGGTATATGCTCGTCCATTGGCAGATAATCAAGCATTGACTCTTGCAACAAATGCGATGGCCAAAAAGAAATACTGGATTCAATTTAATAAAAATAACGTTGAACTAGGTCTTCCTCAGTCAGAGTATATTCAATGGAATAAAAGCCTTACTAAATATAAGGCGGTCTTTCATTCAGATGGGATCGTTGGCGACTATAACTATAGCTACGGTATTGAAGCTGAGATGACTAAGAAGGTTAATGGTTGGACTATTACTTCATTTAATTATTTCGATGATACACGGATCTATTATCCTTAA